The Candidatus Methylacidiphilales bacterium genome window below encodes:
- a CDS encoding YraN family protein: MLPWRNATLPARSDRSGRGARGEAAAARFLRRQGYRILVRNYTTRWGEIDLVCRHQDTLVFVEVKARATDAWSSPAAAVTPSKQRKLIRAGHAYLQELKRDDIPVRFDVVEVDLGDDGRMECRLIAHAFKVPNPGEFPG; this comes from the coding sequence TTGCTCCCGTGGCGCAATGCCACCCTGCCCGCCCGGAGTGACCGGTCCGGGCGCGGGGCCCGGGGCGAGGCCGCAGCGGCGCGGTTCCTGCGCCGGCAGGGTTACCGCATCCTGGTCCGGAATTACACCACCAGATGGGGCGAGATCGACCTGGTATGCCGCCATCAAGACACCCTGGTGTTCGTCGAGGTCAAGGCCCGGGCCACCGATGCCTGGTCCAGTCCGGCGGCGGCAGTCACGCCCTCGAAGCAACGCAAACTGATCCGCGCGGGCCATGCTTATCTGCAGGAATTGAAGCGCGATGACATTCCCGTCCGCTTTGATGTGGTTGAAGTGGACCTCGGAGATGACGGTCGGATGGAGTGCCGGTTGATCGCCCATGCCTTCAAAGTGCCGAATCCGGGTGAGTTTCCGGGGTGA
- the trmD gene encoding tRNA (guanosine(37)-N1)-methyltransferase TrmD, producing the protein MKIDVLTLFPEMMEGPLRTSILQRAQKAGQAVIRVHNIRDQAHDRHRTVDDRPYGGGPGMVMMCEPLVSAIEAVRTLEAEPARVIYLTPEGKVFDQAKAVELAALPRLVLVSGHYEGIDERVREGWIDEEISIGDYVLTNGTLPALVVIDAVVRLLPGVLGNEESAETESFSADLLEGPQYTRPVEFRGKKVPEILLTGNHAAIATWRHEQAERRTRERRMDLLEQRNEKGE; encoded by the coding sequence TTGAAGATCGACGTCCTGACGCTTTTCCCCGAAATGATGGAGGGTCCGCTGCGGACCAGCATCCTCCAGCGGGCGCAGAAAGCAGGACAGGCCGTCATCCGTGTCCACAACATCCGTGACCAGGCGCACGACCGGCATCGCACGGTGGACGACCGGCCCTACGGCGGCGGCCCCGGGATGGTGATGATGTGCGAGCCCCTGGTGTCGGCCATCGAGGCCGTCCGGACGTTGGAGGCGGAACCCGCCCGGGTCATTTACCTGACCCCCGAGGGGAAGGTCTTCGACCAGGCCAAGGCGGTGGAACTGGCCGCCTTGCCACGGTTGGTCCTGGTCAGCGGCCACTACGAAGGGATCGACGAAAGGGTGAGGGAAGGCTGGATCGACGAGGAGATATCCATCGGCGATTATGTGCTGACCAACGGCACCCTGCCGGCCCTGGTGGTGATCGACGCGGTGGTGCGGTTGTTGCCCGGGGTCCTGGGCAACGAAGAGTCGGCGGAGACGGAAAGTTTTTCCGCGGACCTTTTGGAAGGTCCGCAGTATACGCGCCCGGTGGAATTCCGGGGCAAGAAGGTGCCGGAGATCCTGCTCACCGGCAACCATGCGGCCATCGCCACATGGCGCCACGAGCAGGCCGAACGCCGGACGCGTGAACGTAGAATGGATTTATTGGAACAGCGAAACGAGAAAGGTGAATGA
- the ffh gene encoding signal recognition particle protein produces MNALADKLQSVFKTLRGYGTLNESNVAEALRDVRMALLAADVNYQVARQFCERVKEKALGEEVRQSIRPGDWFVKIVHDELLALFTREDAGLAPVRPLRVALCGLNGAGKTTTAAKLAQFLVQERERVVLVAADLQRPAAADQLGILGTRIGATVLRPQPGRDLAAHLAWAREESLRLGATVTIFDLAGRMEINDDLLAELASAIRVIEPQESLLVADAALGQAAVEVAKGFMARARLTGLVLSKFDGDARGGSAFSLQEVTGCPIKFLGTGEKTGDFEAFEAERLVRRLLGMGDLYGLAQKVQETVDVEDVSRMQEKMKKESFDLQDFQDQMRMMRKLGPLQNLLGMIPGMGSIPHSAVDENGLKRTEAILGSMTKQERRKPDLINARRRLRIASGSGTSVTEVNQLLHRFRTMKKMMGKVTRSGRPEEQLKKLFRGR; encoded by the coding sequence ATGAATGCCCTTGCCGATAAACTCCAGTCCGTCTTCAAGACGCTTCGTGGCTATGGTACGCTGAACGAAAGCAATGTGGCCGAGGCCCTGCGCGATGTCCGCATGGCGTTGCTGGCCGCGGATGTGAATTACCAGGTGGCCCGGCAGTTCTGCGAGAGGGTCAAGGAAAAGGCCCTGGGCGAAGAAGTGCGGCAAAGCATCCGGCCGGGGGATTGGTTCGTCAAAATCGTCCACGACGAATTGTTGGCTTTGTTCACGCGGGAGGATGCGGGATTGGCCCCGGTGCGTCCGCTGCGCGTGGCGCTGTGCGGGTTGAACGGGGCGGGCAAAACCACCACCGCGGCCAAATTGGCCCAGTTTCTGGTGCAGGAACGGGAGCGGGTGGTCTTGGTGGCGGCGGACTTGCAACGACCGGCGGCCGCCGACCAATTGGGGATCCTTGGTACAAGAATCGGAGCCACCGTCCTGCGGCCGCAGCCGGGCCGGGATCTTGCGGCCCATCTGGCCTGGGCGAGGGAGGAATCTCTCCGTTTGGGGGCCACCGTGACCATCTTCGACTTGGCCGGGCGGATGGAAATCAACGACGATCTCCTGGCCGAGTTGGCGTCCGCCATCCGGGTCATCGAACCTCAAGAATCATTGTTGGTCGCGGACGCGGCCTTGGGCCAGGCCGCTGTCGAAGTGGCCAAAGGTTTCATGGCGCGGGCCCGTCTGACCGGCTTGGTACTCTCGAAATTCGACGGCGATGCCCGTGGGGGATCGGCTTTTTCGTTACAGGAAGTTACAGGTTGCCCGATCAAGTTTTTAGGAACCGGGGAAAAGACAGGGGATTTTGAGGCTTTTGAGGCCGAGCGACTGGTCCGTCGGCTCCTGGGCATGGGGGATCTTTATGGGTTGGCGCAGAAAGTCCAGGAAACGGTCGACGTGGAAGACGTTTCGCGGATGCAGGAGAAGATGAAGAAGGAATCTTTCGACCTGCAGGACTTCCAGGACCAAATGCGGATGATGCGGAAATTGGGTCCGCTACAGAATCTTCTTGGCATGATACCCGGCATGGGTAGCATCCCACATTCCGCAGTCGACGAAAACGGGTTGAAACGGACGGAGGCGATCCTGGGGTCCATGACCAAGCAGGAGAGACGCAAACCGGACCTGATCAACGCGCGACGCCGACTGCGAATTGCCTCGGGCAGCGGAACTTCCGTGACGGAAGTCAACCAGCTGCTCCATCGTTTTCGGACCATGAAGAAAATGATGGGCAAAGTGACCCGCAGCGGGAGGCCTGAGGAACAGCTCAAAAAACTGTTCCGGGGCCGCTGA
- a CDS encoding KH domain-containing protein translates to MKYFVEFVVSSMVSYADEVDVQEVENNGVTTYVVRLNPADIGRVIGKHGKTIGAIRSLMQAAASRDNRRVQLEVVDEAAA, encoded by the coding sequence ATGAAATACTTCGTGGAATTCGTGGTCTCTTCGATGGTGAGCTATGCGGACGAAGTGGATGTCCAGGAGGTGGAGAACAACGGAGTGACGACCTACGTCGTGCGCCTGAACCCGGCGGATATCGGCCGGGTCATCGGCAAGCACGGCAAGACCATCGGCGCGATCCGCAGCCTCATGCAGGCCGCAGCCTCCCGGGACAACCGGCGGGTGCAGCTCGAGGTGGTGGACGAGGCCGCGGCCTGA
- a CDS encoding adenylate/guanylate cyclase domain-containing protein, protein MSVGKTRAHSLRTCGALCAGFSLFWIALYYFGETTVSEDFVSPMTGAEWRLQDVRLRQGLPAPTDPRVVFLGFDQQKEDRPFPEEMAGSPALQSMSNTWPWSRAVWAEAIERLASAGAEAIIVDLLFPNPGVGDDILAQTLKRHADKVVLGYNIVNGNAHTESARINIYPSETLIGGVMESLPILGYVNFYPDADDVIRRVTYRQWDPTLGPNGSLVESLAAKALHKAGLSHLIPAWDGGQYRFRYAGGPNTGFPYRPIYEIFVPSIWQNNYDNGAFFKGKMVLIGPAANWTQDLQQTPYLSKMFGPEVHANALNAALTGSFIREPSPVWNLGLIAACGLAAFLLMALVGAPVLRVLGLALISTAFLFFIQWLYSQHGWMIIAIAPILCFNTSGAACLFHQFLMDRLDRARTRANFEKYVSANVVASMLDRAEEFDEIRKGTRLPCTMLFSDLRGFTTLTESADSKALVVQLNEYFTEMVEAVFRHDGTLDKFIGDAVMAVWGNVTSAGKENDARNAVFTALDMLDSLDKLNAKWTAEGKGEFHIGIGLNHGEVIAADMGSTRKKEFTVIGDAVNMASRLEGATKEYGLTLILGQSVADLVRGAFPLQTVDLIRLKGKTIAADTFTILRQNPDLEALAVYEHAIRDYRAGRFTEACDALQQILPRWKHNQLPHLYLERCQELLAHPPASWDGVFVMKTK, encoded by the coding sequence ATGTCCGTCGGAAAAACCCGCGCCCACTCCCTCCGCACCTGCGGGGCCCTCTGTGCCGGTTTTTCGCTCTTCTGGATCGCCCTTTACTACTTTGGCGAAACCACTGTTTCGGAGGATTTCGTCTCCCCGATGACGGGAGCAGAATGGCGCCTGCAAGACGTGAGACTCCGCCAGGGACTCCCGGCTCCCACCGACCCGCGCGTTGTCTTCCTCGGCTTCGACCAACAGAAGGAGGACCGTCCCTTCCCCGAAGAAATGGCGGGCTCGCCCGCGCTCCAGTCCATGAGCAACACCTGGCCCTGGTCCCGCGCCGTCTGGGCCGAGGCCATCGAGCGGCTCGCCTCCGCCGGCGCGGAGGCCATCATCGTCGACCTTCTCTTCCCCAACCCCGGCGTCGGCGATGACATCCTGGCCCAAACCCTCAAGCGCCATGCCGACAAGGTCGTTCTCGGCTACAACATCGTCAACGGCAACGCCCACACCGAATCCGCGCGCATCAACATCTACCCGTCCGAAACGCTCATTGGCGGAGTCATGGAATCCCTGCCCATTCTCGGCTACGTCAATTTTTACCCGGATGCCGACGACGTCATCCGTCGCGTCACCTACCGCCAATGGGACCCCACCCTCGGGCCCAACGGTTCTTTGGTCGAATCACTGGCGGCCAAGGCGCTGCACAAGGCCGGGCTGTCCCATCTGATTCCCGCCTGGGACGGGGGACAATACCGTTTCCGCTATGCGGGCGGGCCCAACACCGGGTTCCCTTACCGTCCCATTTACGAGATCTTCGTCCCATCGATCTGGCAGAACAACTACGACAACGGGGCCTTTTTCAAAGGCAAGATGGTGCTCATCGGACCGGCCGCCAACTGGACACAGGACCTCCAACAAACCCCCTATCTCTCCAAAATGTTCGGACCCGAGGTCCACGCCAACGCCCTCAACGCCGCCCTCACGGGCTCCTTCATCCGCGAACCTTCCCCGGTCTGGAATCTGGGACTCATCGCCGCCTGCGGTCTGGCCGCATTCCTCCTCATGGCCCTGGTCGGTGCGCCCGTCCTGCGCGTGCTCGGCCTGGCCCTCATCAGCACCGCTTTCCTCTTCTTCATCCAATGGCTCTACAGCCAACACGGCTGGATGATCATCGCCATCGCCCCCATCCTCTGTTTCAACACCTCCGGTGCCGCCTGCCTCTTCCACCAGTTCCTCATGGACCGCCTCGACCGCGCCCGCACCCGTGCGAATTTCGAAAAATACGTCTCGGCCAATGTCGTCGCCAGCATGCTCGACCGGGCCGAGGAATTCGACGAGATCCGCAAGGGCACCCGCCTCCCCTGCACCATGCTTTTCTCCGACCTCCGCGGCTTCACCACCCTGACCGAAAGCGCCGACTCCAAGGCCCTCGTCGTCCAACTCAATGAATACTTCACCGAGATGGTTGAAGCCGTCTTCCGCCACGACGGCACCCTGGACAAATTCATCGGCGATGCCGTCATGGCGGTCTGGGGCAATGTCACCAGCGCGGGCAAGGAGAACGATGCCCGCAATGCCGTCTTCACCGCGCTCGATATGCTCGATTCCCTCGACAAGCTCAACGCCAAATGGACAGCCGAGGGCAAGGGCGAATTCCACATCGGCATCGGGCTGAACCACGGCGAGGTCATCGCGGCCGACATGGGGTCGACCCGCAAGAAGGAATTCACCGTCATCGGCGATGCCGTGAATATGGCCTCACGTCTGGAGGGCGCGACCAAGGAGTACGGCCTCACCCTCATCCTCGGCCAATCCGTGGCAGATCTGGTTCGGGGCGCCTTCCCCCTGCAAACCGTGGACCTCATCCGCCTGAAGGGCAAAACCATCGCCGCCGACACCTTCACCATCCTGCGCCAGAATCCCGACCTCGAAGCGCTGGCCGTCTACGAACACGCCATTCGGGACTACCGTGCCGGACGGTTCACCGAAGCGTGCGACGCCTTGCAACAAATCCTGCCGCGTTGGAAGCACAACCAGTTGCCCCATCTCTACTTGGAACGTTGCCAGGAACTCCTCGCCCACCCTCCCGCAAGTTGGGATGGCGTCTTTGTCATGAAGACCAAGTGA
- a CDS encoding ribonuclease HII, with the protein MAKIGLSWDFEIEAQAAGFTRIAGVDEAGRGCLAGPVVAAALLFPSLGSCPPGLNDSKKLTRKARSRLFDELQSLPGIEWAVGTASVEEIDRINILQAALLAMRRAVEGLSRKVDFLLVDGNILPDSGRPGRAVVSGDARVPSIAAASILAKESRDRIMERIEREYPGYGFAQHKGYGTAAHLRALAALGPCPEHRRSFAPVAQCHPARPE; encoded by the coding sequence ATGGCCAAGATAGGACTTTCCTGGGATTTTGAGATCGAAGCCCAGGCCGCGGGTTTTACCCGGATCGCCGGGGTGGATGAGGCCGGGCGTGGTTGTCTGGCCGGCCCGGTGGTGGCAGCCGCACTCCTCTTCCCCTCTCTGGGAAGCTGTCCGCCTGGACTCAACGATTCCAAGAAGCTGACGCGCAAAGCGCGGAGCCGGTTGTTTGACGAATTGCAGTCGCTGCCCGGCATAGAATGGGCGGTCGGCACGGCCTCGGTGGAAGAAATCGACCGGATCAACATCCTGCAAGCGGCATTGCTGGCCATGCGGCGCGCGGTTGAAGGGCTGTCGCGCAAAGTGGATTTCCTGCTCGTGGATGGCAACATCCTGCCCGATTCAGGCCGGCCCGGCCGGGCGGTGGTTTCCGGCGACGCCCGGGTTCCCTCCATTGCCGCTGCCTCCATCCTTGCCAAGGAAAGCCGCGACCGTATCATGGAGCGGATTGAAAGGGAATACCCCGGATACGGATTCGCACAGCACAAGGGCTACGGCACCGCCGCACACCTCCGTGCTCTCGCGGCTCTGGGGCCTTGTCCGGAACACCGCCGCTCCTTTGCTCCCGTGGCGCAATGCCACCCTGCCCGCCCGGAGTGA
- the rpsP gene encoding 30S ribosomal protein S16: MAVVIRLRREGAKNRPYYRVVVADKRSPRDGKFIEAVGSYDPQGKNQESPLKLERVEYWIKQGAKPSETVTSLIKKTRKKAA, from the coding sequence ATGGCAGTAGTCATTCGACTGAGACGAGAAGGCGCCAAGAACCGCCCGTACTACCGTGTGGTGGTGGCGGACAAGCGCAGCCCCCGCGATGGCAAGTTCATCGAGGCCGTGGGTTCGTACGACCCGCAGGGCAAGAACCAGGAATCCCCGCTCAAGCTGGAGCGTGTGGAGTACTGGATCAAGCAAGGGGCCAAGCCCTCGGAAACCGTCACCAGCTTGATCAAAAAGACGCGCAAGAAAGCCGCCTAA
- a CDS encoding valine--tRNA ligase, translated as MPELAKAYEPGPVEEKLYARWLAHGSFRADPASTKPAYSIVIPPPNVTGVLTLGHVLNNTLQDILCRKARLEGKEVLWLPGTDHAGLATQTAVEKALRKPDELPPGVRATLESLPRVWDQSKNKAKVPLTRHHIPREDLLELVWSWTRDRGGVIIQQLKKLGCSCDWERQRFTMDDDYHRAVQQAFVDLYNRGYIYRGKRMVNWCPASLTAISDEEVIATPQKGKLYTMRYEVVEEPGRFLEIATTRPETLMGDTAVAVNPKDERYTALIGKHVWRPFPKAQIPIVADDHVDFAFGTGVLKVTPAHDKADFDIGLRHHLPIIDVLHADGRINCPDVPELDGLDRFEARKKAAEMLAALGQLVKEDPYENNVGFSERGQVPIEPRLSEQWFLDYKKMLGGRMIDEALRVVRERQIRFFPERWEKVYAHWLENIQDWCLSRQVIWGHRIPVWYHTGLHQKPETGNLKLESICQIDSPGEGWEQDPDCLDTWASSWLWAYATMDPAIQKKFYPTSALVTGPDIIFLWVARMIIAGLEFEPSGTDDVQKNIAFKDVYFTGLIRDAKGRKMSKSLGNSPDPLDLIAKYGADGLRFGLMRIAPQGQDIRFDEKQVEEGRNFCNKLWNACRFRTMQGPVDPQADPYSARHELSPFAEDILAKLDRLILEVDKGFAEYQFSAVASALYAFVWDDFCSRYLEAAKGDFNNPDSPTRSGTLATIDFVLHRVLRLLHPYAPFITEELWLELGFSNETIQYAVWPSAKTRDVKCENVELANAVYNTVDAGRSLRGEFGIPSSQKIAFKMVFTDVRPLSSVIGILESLLNASSLEAISAPIKAPMLITPLGELYLPLAGLIDVEKEKARLDKEITKAKADLEREEKKLANTQMVEKAPVEKVTEWRALAQDAKDRLVKLEAQFKSL; from the coding sequence ATGCCCGAACTCGCCAAAGCCTATGAACCCGGCCCCGTGGAGGAAAAACTCTACGCCCGTTGGCTCGCCCATGGCTCATTCCGCGCCGATCCCGCCTCGACCAAGCCGGCCTACTCCATCGTCATCCCGCCGCCCAACGTCACCGGCGTCCTCACACTGGGCCACGTCCTCAACAACACCCTCCAGGACATCCTCTGCCGCAAGGCCCGACTTGAAGGCAAGGAAGTCCTCTGGCTCCCCGGCACCGACCACGCCGGTCTCGCCACCCAGACCGCGGTCGAAAAAGCCCTGCGCAAGCCCGACGAACTCCCCCCCGGCGTCCGCGCCACCCTCGAATCGCTCCCCCGCGTCTGGGACCAGTCGAAAAACAAAGCCAAAGTCCCCCTGACCCGCCACCACATCCCCCGCGAGGACCTGCTTGAACTGGTCTGGTCGTGGACCCGCGACCGCGGGGGCGTCATCATCCAGCAACTGAAGAAACTCGGTTGCTCCTGCGATTGGGAACGCCAGCGCTTCACCATGGACGACGACTACCACCGCGCCGTCCAGCAGGCCTTCGTCGACCTCTACAACCGCGGCTACATCTACCGCGGCAAGCGGATGGTCAACTGGTGTCCCGCCTCCCTCACCGCCATCTCCGATGAGGAAGTCATCGCCACCCCGCAAAAAGGAAAACTCTACACGATGCGTTATGAAGTGGTCGAAGAACCCGGCCGCTTCCTCGAAATCGCCACCACCCGTCCGGAAACCCTCATGGGCGACACCGCCGTGGCCGTCAACCCCAAGGACGAACGCTACACCGCCCTCATCGGCAAGCACGTCTGGCGCCCCTTCCCCAAGGCCCAAATCCCCATCGTCGCCGACGACCACGTCGATTTCGCCTTCGGCACCGGCGTGCTGAAGGTCACACCGGCCCACGACAAAGCCGACTTCGACATCGGCCTGCGCCACCACCTCCCGATCATCGATGTGTTGCATGCGGATGGGCGGATCAACTGCCCCGACGTGCCCGAACTCGACGGACTCGACCGATTCGAGGCCCGGAAAAAAGCCGCGGAGATGCTCGCCGCCCTCGGCCAATTGGTGAAGGAAGATCCCTACGAAAACAACGTCGGTTTCAGCGAGCGCGGCCAGGTTCCCATCGAGCCCCGGCTCTCCGAGCAGTGGTTCCTTGATTACAAAAAGATGTTGGGCGGAAGGATGATCGATGAGGCCCTGCGCGTGGTGCGCGAGCGCCAGATCCGCTTCTTTCCCGAGCGCTGGGAAAAAGTTTACGCCCACTGGCTGGAAAACATCCAGGACTGGTGCCTCTCCCGCCAGGTCATCTGGGGCCACCGCATCCCCGTTTGGTATCACACGGGCCTCCACCAGAAACCTGAAACTGGAAACCTGAAACTGGAATCAATCTGCCAGATCGATTCTCCGGGCGAAGGCTGGGAACAGGATCCCGACTGCCTCGACACCTGGGCTTCTTCCTGGCTCTGGGCCTACGCCACGATGGACCCGGCGATCCAGAAAAAATTCTATCCCACATCCGCTCTTGTCACCGGCCCCGACATCATCTTCCTCTGGGTCGCCCGCATGATCATCGCCGGCCTGGAGTTCGAACCCTCCGGCACCGACGACGTGCAGAAAAACATTGCTTTCAAGGATGTTTACTTCACCGGCCTGATCCGCGACGCCAAGGGTCGCAAGATGAGCAAGTCGCTCGGCAATTCTCCCGACCCGCTCGATCTCATCGCCAAATACGGGGCCGACGGCCTCCGCTTCGGCCTCATGCGCATCGCCCCCCAGGGACAGGACATCCGCTTCGATGAGAAGCAGGTCGAGGAAGGCCGCAACTTCTGCAACAAGCTCTGGAACGCCTGCCGCTTCCGGACGATGCAGGGCCCGGTCGATCCCCAGGCCGATCCCTATTCCGCGCGGCACGAACTCTCACCCTTCGCCGAAGACATCTTGGCCAAGCTCGACCGATTGATCCTCGAAGTGGACAAGGGCTTCGCAGAATATCAATTCAGTGCCGTAGCCTCCGCGCTTTATGCCTTTGTCTGGGACGACTTCTGCTCGCGTTACCTCGAAGCGGCAAAAGGCGACTTCAACAACCCCGATTCCCCCACCCGCTCCGGAACCCTGGCCACCATCGATTTCGTCCTCCACCGCGTGCTCAGGCTGCTCCACCCCTACGCCCCCTTCATCACGGAAGAGCTGTGGCTGGAACTCGGTTTCAGCAACGAAACCATCCAATACGCAGTCTGGCCGAGCGCAAAAACGCGGGATGTGAAATGCGAAAATGTGGAATTGGCCAATGCTGTTTATAACACGGTCGACGCCGGTCGAAGCCTCCGCGGCGAATTCGGCATTCCCTCCAGCCAAAAAATCGCCTTCAAAATGGTTTTCACCGACGTCCGTCCTCTGTCCTCTGTCATCGGTATTCTGGAGAGCCTCCTCAACGCATCATCCTTGGAGGCGATCTCCGCCCCCATCAAGGCCCCGATGCTGATCACCCCCTTGGGCGAACTCTATCTCCCGCTCGCAGGCCTGATCGACGTGGAAAAAGAAAAAGCCCGCCTGGATAAGGAAATCACCAAGGCAAAAGCCGATCTGGAGCGCGAGGAAAAGAAACTGGCCAACACCCAGATGGTGGAAAAAGCCCCGGTGGAAAAAGTCACCGAGTGGCGCGCCCTGGCCCAGGACGCCAAAGACCGTCTGGTTAAACTCGAAGCCCAATTCAAGAGCCTATGA
- a CDS encoding YajQ family cyclic di-GMP-binding protein, which produces MPSFDVSSEVDMAEVKNATLQFRKEVLTRFDFKGVNWELEEEKDKFVLSADDEFKLKTLDQMLMGKLAKRDICLKNMDHQKIETSSVGRARQEIKIKQGFEGETAKQVVQIIKGFGLKVQAQIQEGKIRVTGKNRDDLQEVIQRLRATELPVGVGFGNFRD; this is translated from the coding sequence ATGCCCTCCTTTGATGTTTCCTCCGAAGTCGACATGGCCGAAGTCAAAAACGCCACCCTCCAATTCCGCAAGGAAGTCCTGACCCGCTTCGACTTCAAAGGGGTGAACTGGGAGCTTGAGGAGGAAAAGGACAAGTTCGTCCTCAGCGCCGACGATGAATTCAAATTGAAAACCCTCGACCAAATGCTCATGGGCAAACTGGCCAAGCGCGACATCTGCCTGAAGAACATGGACCACCAGAAAATCGAGACCTCCAGCGTGGGACGCGCCCGGCAGGAAATCAAAATCAAACAGGGCTTCGAGGGCGAAACCGCCAAACAGGTCGTCCAGATCATCAAGGGCTTCGGTCTGAAGGTCCAGGCCCAGATCCAGGAGGGCAAGATCCGCGTCACCGGCAAGAACCGTGACGACCTCCAGGAAGTCATCCAACGGCTCCGAGCCACCGAACTTCCCGTCGGTGTCGGTTTCGGCAATTTCCGCGACTGA
- a CDS encoding LptF/LptG family permease: MKLIDRHILTSLVAPLFFCLVAFYCLFIVIDLFDTLPDAIKNKAGWGALAQFYLIPAPMIFQSVAPAAYFLAVTTVLVAWSSTRELVAVLTAGTSLARVSIPFFLIGLGVMVVQYFLFIEWSPKTDAWRIEMARKMQKNQSSSQVFRSVIYKNSASGALWFAQEIDLRNKTVKQAEILLPDDLGRDRLKIFAARGEYKDGYWDFAGVRKVEFNRDGSSLPPQDLPTLQTPFLNETPRQLVAVMSPASGMTWPELREFLKTAPSGSTGKNAPYRTENLYRLAYPLVCPILCLFAFGLAVNFDRRNKATAVFQCLLVLGGLILCLEFFKAMGNAKRLNPWMAAWSPVFLFGTAGLWLFAERVGWLWDLRHFIHQGQTPLPISNANSHSGSDPTPSSPSTPDDVFPSG; this comes from the coding sequence ATGAAATTAATCGACCGCCACATCCTCACCAGCCTGGTCGCCCCCCTCTTCTTTTGCCTGGTCGCCTTCTACTGCCTCTTCATCGTCATCGACCTCTTCGATACCCTACCGGATGCGATCAAGAACAAAGCCGGCTGGGGCGCCTTGGCCCAGTTCTACCTCATCCCCGCCCCGATGATTTTCCAGTCGGTCGCCCCGGCGGCGTACTTCCTCGCCGTCACCACCGTTCTGGTGGCCTGGTCCTCCACCCGCGAACTGGTGGCCGTCCTGACCGCCGGGACCAGCCTGGCCCGGGTCTCCATCCCCTTCTTCCTCATCGGGCTCGGGGTCATGGTGGTCCAGTATTTCCTCTTCATCGAATGGTCCCCCAAGACCGACGCCTGGCGTATCGAGATGGCGAGAAAGATGCAGAAAAACCAGTCCTCCTCCCAGGTTTTCCGCTCCGTGATTTACAAAAACAGCGCCAGCGGCGCCCTATGGTTCGCCCAGGAAATCGACCTGAGGAACAAAACGGTCAAACAGGCGGAAATTCTCCTGCCCGACGACCTGGGCCGCGACCGTTTGAAGATTTTTGCCGCCCGCGGCGAATACAAAGACGGCTACTGGGACTTCGCCGGGGTGCGAAAAGTTGAATTCAACCGCGATGGCTCCTCCCTCCCACCCCAGGACCTGCCCACGCTACAGACCCCCTTCCTCAATGAAACGCCGCGACAACTGGTCGCCGTCATGAGCCCGGCCAGCGGCATGACCTGGCCGGAGCTGCGCGAATTCTTGAAAACCGCGCCCTCCGGCTCGACCGGCAAAAACGCCCCCTACCGCACGGAGAACCTCTACCGGCTGGCCTATCCCCTGGTCTGCCCCATCCTCTGCCTCTTTGCCTTCGGCCTGGCGGTCAACTTTGACCGTCGCAACAAGGCCACCGCCGTCTTCCAGTGTCTGCTCGTCCTCGGCGGCCTGATCCTCTGCTTGGAATTCTTCAAGGCCATGGGCAATGCCAAGCGGCTCAACCCCTGGATGGCGGCATGGAGTCCGGTCTTCCTTTTCGGCACTGCCGGGCTCTGGCTCTTTGCCGAACGCGTCGGCTGGCTGTGGGATCTGCGCCATTTCATCCATCAAGGCCAGACACCCCTCCCCATTTCCAACGCCAACTCCCATTCAGGCTCTGATCCGACCCCAAGTTCGCCTTCCACCCCGGACGATGTCTTTCCCTCGGGATAA